Proteins found in one Lysinibacillus fusiformis genomic segment:
- a CDS encoding S-layer homology domain-containing protein produces the protein MKKLLSIMVLSIAATVGSLTSFSQVEAASAKAVDVTNSYWANASIQHMLTKQYMTTYNDNTFKPEQAITRAEAAAAIARSLQTNIDIENPVKFKDVPTTHPYYKEICQLVKLGVIQKSDAFQPEEPLKRMQVAKMLALAYQFKVDSKNNSQFADITRTHWAKDYIESLADIGIIGGVDAKHFAPDQMVTRAQFAVFVERSIVFQQKIKALEVAYDYLAKDYIPTVNLSSEWSKKVIELINVERQKNKLEPVVYDSELTQIAIIKAQDMVKRHYFEHVSPYYGAPWDLATLFDYNYTSFGENIARNIKTPEVAVKAWMASPSHRDNILKEHYTNTGVAIAQDSKGNYYWVQMFSSQ, from the coding sequence TTGAAAAAATTACTTAGTATAATGGTACTTTCAATAGCTGCAACCGTAGGAAGTTTAACTAGTTTTAGTCAAGTCGAAGCAGCATCTGCAAAGGCTGTAGATGTGACAAATTCATACTGGGCAAATGCCTCAATTCAACATATGCTCACTAAACAATATATGACTACATATAACGATAACACTTTTAAGCCTGAGCAAGCTATTACAAGGGCAGAGGCTGCTGCTGCTATTGCACGCTCTCTTCAAACAAACATTGACATTGAAAACCCTGTAAAATTTAAGGATGTTCCTACAACACATCCTTATTACAAGGAAATTTGTCAGCTTGTTAAACTAGGAGTCATTCAAAAAAGTGATGCCTTTCAACCAGAAGAGCCTTTAAAGCGTATGCAGGTGGCAAAAATGCTAGCACTTGCGTATCAGTTTAAAGTAGATAGCAAAAATAATAGCCAGTTTGCAGATATTACACGTACTCATTGGGCAAAAGATTATATCGAATCCTTAGCAGATATCGGCATTATCGGTGGAGTGGATGCTAAACATTTTGCTCCTGACCAAATGGTAACACGCGCTCAGTTTGCTGTTTTTGTTGAGCGGAGCATTGTTTTTCAGCAAAAAATTAAGGCATTGGAAGTAGCTTATGACTATCTTGCAAAGGATTATATCCCAACTGTAAACCTTTCTTCCGAGTGGTCTAAAAAGGTGATTGAATTAATTAATGTTGAAAGACAGAAGAATAAGCTGGAACCTGTTGTCTATGATTCAGAGCTGACACAAATCGCTATTATCAAAGCACAGGACATGGTAAAGCGTCATTATTTTGAACACGTTTCTCCATATTATGGGGCACCTTGGGATTTAGCGACATTATTTGATTACAACTATACAAGTTTTGGAGAGAATATTGCTAGAAATATTAAAACGCCAGAAGTTGCAGTAAAGGCATGGATGGCTTCTCCAAGTCATCGAGATAATATTTTAAAAGAACATTATACAAATACGGGTGTTGCAATAGCACAGGATAGCAAAGGAAATTACTATTGGGTTCAAATGTTCTCTAGTCAATAA
- a CDS encoding C40 family peptidase: MNKKWLLPIFASFMLFSTTNINTAEAASKADLTDTASKYLGVPYKYGGTTTSGFDCSGFTSKVFSDLGIQLNRTSGSQYQQGTAVAKSDLQVGDLVFFNTSGSGISHVGIYIGDGKMIHSQTGQGVSYSNVNDPYYWGDRYVGAKRVATFDAQQQAEVKQAAIDFSVYASRAEVAVQIAKALNLDTSDTTTSFVDVKPTYAHAGAIAAVAKLGIFEGDANGKFNPSSPITRAQIAKVLVLAFGLENNGGSVTFSDVPQKSWANEYVSTLASNGITNGDGDGSFGSDELLKIEQLKVFIERIQQ; this comes from the coding sequence ATGAATAAGAAATGGTTATTACCGATTTTTGCATCTTTTATGTTATTTTCAACTACTAATATTAATACTGCTGAAGCAGCGTCTAAAGCAGATTTAACTGATACAGCTTCTAAATATTTAGGTGTTCCATATAAATACGGCGGTACAACAACAAGCGGTTTTGATTGCTCAGGCTTTACTTCTAAAGTATTTTCAGACTTAGGCATTCAATTAAACCGTACGTCAGGATCACAATATCAACAAGGTACTGCAGTTGCAAAGAGTGATCTTCAAGTTGGCGATTTAGTATTTTTCAATACAAGTGGTAGTGGGATTTCACATGTGGGGATATACATAGGTGATGGTAAAATGATCCACTCTCAAACTGGTCAAGGTGTAAGCTACTCAAATGTTAATGACCCATATTATTGGGGTGATCGTTATGTAGGTGCAAAACGCGTGGCAACATTTGATGCTCAACAACAAGCTGAAGTAAAGCAAGCAGCTATTGACTTTTCTGTATATGCTTCTCGTGCAGAGGTAGCAGTACAAATTGCAAAAGCTTTAAACTTAGATACATCTGATACTACTACTAGTTTCGTTGATGTAAAACCTACATATGCTCACGCAGGTGCTATTGCAGCTGTAGCTAAATTAGGTATCTTTGAAGGCGATGCAAATGGTAAATTCAACCCGTCTTCACCAATTACGCGTGCGCAAATTGCTAAAGTATTAGTGTTAGCATTTGGCCTTGAAAACAATGGTGGAAGTGTAACATTTAGTGATGTACCTCAAAAGAGCTGGGCTAATGAGTATGTGTCTACTCTAGCATCAAATGGCATTACAAATGGTGACGGAGATGGTAGCTTCGGTTCTGATGAATTACTAAAAATCGAACAATTAAAAGTATTTATTGAAAGAATTCAACAATAA
- a CDS encoding N-acetylmuramoyl-L-alanine amidase has product MNIKKISLILCVLFISASMFTIHSASVSAANNSNITFEDVTKNHPAYEEINYLVNLGVIQGYFVNGKRVFGPNNSVTRGQAAKMVVVASGNKPLVVNKSSFSDVTVGTEMSGYIERAVQLGFFDKNIKGQFLPNKPLTRGEMSYVLTKAFNLDTSEYEGIDSPFTDVGITHEYVKYINTIYYNGITNGTGNTYLPNGTVTRSQFSLFVARANSEKYRLELPVKGVQVPDTSQVIGLVKVTTDGLNIRKSKDSTSSTNIVGKVNTGGKLSVYAVESNWLKVTYKGAYAYVYKQYAEFVDADGNELGTVEKEVTTKNAINLYVKPTSSAKVISSIKANEKLPVYKTIGGYYLTQVNGLPGYIVASSTTDTVEEEKPNPNPDPDPTPPPASGDVLGRVTVDNLNVRSQSNSTSAVLFKLNKGEYVQVNSINGYWVEITYNGQTGYVHKSYLKLLNQTAKPLQNRIIILDPGHGGKDPGTVKGSASEKNITLKVSTQVKQLLENAGAKVYMTRTGDTYPSLQDRVDFTQANYGEIFVSVHVNSAANTSASGTETYYAISTGDMYQEDIDLATYVNNQIVNNLNMKNRGVKQEQYYVIRNMVIPSILVELGFLTNTEDNSKMTNDQYVKLFAESIYNGILQYYKKQ; this is encoded by the coding sequence TTGAACATCAAAAAAATTAGTCTTATCTTGTGCGTCTTATTCATTTCGGCTTCTATGTTTACGATACATAGTGCAAGTGTCAGTGCAGCTAACAATTCGAATATAACATTTGAAGATGTTACTAAAAATCACCCAGCCTATGAAGAAATCAATTATTTAGTAAATTTGGGGGTAATTCAAGGTTACTTTGTGAATGGTAAAAGAGTCTTTGGCCCAAATAATAGTGTAACAAGAGGACAAGCAGCTAAAATGGTTGTTGTGGCCTCTGGTAATAAACCATTAGTTGTAAATAAATCTAGCTTTTCAGATGTTACAGTCGGCACTGAAATGTCAGGTTACATAGAACGTGCTGTACAGCTAGGATTTTTCGACAAAAATATAAAAGGCCAATTCTTACCAAATAAGCCTCTAACTCGTGGAGAAATGAGTTATGTATTAACAAAGGCTTTTAATTTAGATACTAGTGAGTATGAGGGGATCGACTCACCATTTACTGATGTAGGAATCACACACGAATATGTGAAATACATCAATACAATCTATTATAATGGTATTACAAACGGAACAGGTAATACGTATTTACCAAATGGCACTGTAACACGTTCACAATTCTCATTATTCGTTGCACGTGCAAACAGTGAAAAATATCGATTAGAGCTTCCTGTAAAAGGTGTACAAGTTCCAGATACATCACAAGTCATTGGCTTAGTGAAGGTCACTACTGATGGGTTAAACATCCGTAAATCAAAAGATTCTACTTCAAGTACGAACATTGTAGGTAAAGTCAATACAGGCGGTAAATTATCAGTTTACGCTGTTGAAAGTAATTGGCTAAAGGTTACTTATAAAGGGGCATATGCCTATGTTTATAAGCAATATGCAGAATTTGTAGATGCAGATGGCAATGAGTTAGGAACAGTCGAAAAAGAAGTAACGACAAAAAATGCTATCAATTTATATGTGAAGCCTACTTCTTCAGCAAAAGTAATTTCATCAATTAAAGCGAATGAAAAGCTTCCTGTTTACAAAACAATTGGTGGCTACTACTTAACACAAGTAAATGGTTTACCAGGTTATATTGTAGCGAGCAGCACTACGGATACTGTGGAAGAAGAAAAGCCAAATCCGAATCCAGATCCAGATCCTACACCACCACCAGCTTCAGGTGATGTGCTTGGAAGAGTAACGGTTGATAACTTAAATGTTCGCAGTCAAAGTAACTCTACATCAGCTGTGTTATTTAAGTTGAATAAAGGAGAGTATGTCCAAGTTAATAGCATCAATGGTTACTGGGTAGAAATCACTTATAATGGCCAAACAGGCTATGTTCACAAGTCTTATTTGAAACTATTAAATCAAACAGCTAAACCTTTACAAAATCGTATTATCATCCTAGACCCAGGTCACGGTGGTAAAGATCCAGGTACAGTTAAGGGCTCTGCTTCTGAAAAGAACATTACACTAAAAGTCAGCACACAAGTGAAACAATTACTAGAGAATGCTGGTGCAAAAGTTTATATGACACGTACTGGTGATACGTATCCATCATTACAAGATCGCGTAGACTTTACTCAAGCAAACTATGGTGAAATTTTCGTGAGTGTTCATGTCAACTCTGCTGCTAATACGTCAGCTTCTGGTACTGAAACATATTATGCAATATCTACAGGAGATATGTATCAGGAAGACATTGATTTAGCGACTTATGTTAATAATCAAATTGTCAACAATTTAAATATGAAAAACCGTGGTGTCAAGCAAGAGCAATACTACGTAATTCGTAATATGGTGATCCCGTCCATTCTAGTGGAACTTGGTTTCTTAACGAATACAGAGGATAACAGTAAAATGACAAATGATCAATACGTTAAATTATTTGCAGAATCTATTTATAATGGTATTTTGCAATACTATAAAAAACAATAA